A genomic region of Solanum dulcamara chromosome 2, daSolDulc1.2, whole genome shotgun sequence contains the following coding sequences:
- the LOC129875620 gene encoding F-box/kelch-repeat protein At1g23390 — protein MAILLDDEAPIHGDVLETILSHVPLVDLVPSSCVSKSWSRAVNSSLRCFNKPKPWLIIHTQCTRSPYDISVRAYDPRSHVWVEISQPSIKYVSALRSSHSNLLYMLSPSKLSFSYDAMNLTWHHVDAPRVWRTDPIVAHVGGSVIIAGGTCDFEDDPLAVEIYNMESCSWETCESMPAILKDSAASTWLSIATTADKLVVAEKFTGVTYCFDPKTKNWSGPYELRPDPRIFHSIIGFANDRLILIGMIGDSENVAGVKIWKVNTENFECEELGEMPAPLIQKVKSETFGVSSISICLAGDYAYMSKSSEMAEEIVGCEFKSDGGLRWWSMKNEAAGDGSRSERVVFTCSVIGLSDLQRAMSSENRKFAVKL, from the coding sequence ATGGCCATTCTTCTTGATGATGAAGCCCCTATTCATGGAGATGTATTAGAGACTATTCTTTCACACGTGCCACTTGTCGACTTAGTTCCTTCTTCCTGCGTCTCAAAATCATGGAGCCGAGCCGTTAATTCTTCTCTCCGATGCTTCAATAAGCCGAAGCCGTGGCTTATTATCCACACTCAATGCACTCGGTCACCTTATGATATTTCTGTACGCGCTTATGATCCTAGGTCACACGTGTGGGTCGAGATATCTCAACCATCCATTAAGTACGTCTCCGCCCTTCGATCATCTCATTCGAATTTACTCTACATGCTTTCTCCGTCGAAGCTATCGTTCTCGTACGACGCGATGAATCTCACGTGGCATCACGTAGATGCACCGCGCGTGTGGAGGACTGATCCTATCGTGGCACATGTAGGTGGCTCCGTTATTATAGCCGGTGGCACATGCGACTTTGAAGACGATCCTTTAGCCGTTGAaatctataatatggaatcaTGCAGTTGGGAAACGTGTGAATCAATGCCGGCAATACTCAAAGACTCTGCAGCTTCTACGTGGTTGTCAATCGCTACCACCGCCGATAAACTCGTAGTCGCCGAGAAATTCACCGGCGTTACTTACTGCTTCGATCCGAAAACTAAGAATTGGTCAGGTCCGTACGAACTAAGGCCAGATCCACGTATTTTTCACTCGATTATCGGGTTTGCAAACGACCGTTTGATCCTAATTGGAATGATCGGAGACTCTGAAAATGTCGCCGGAGTTAAAATTTGGAAAGTGAACACGGAGAATTTTGAGTGTGAGGAATTGGGGGAAATGCCGGCGCCGTTAATTCAGAAGGTTAAGAGTGAAACATTTGGGGTTTCTTCGATCAGTATTTGTTTAGCTGGAGATTATGCCTACATGAGCAAGTCGTCGGAGATGGCGGAGGAGATAGTGGGTTGTGAGTTCAAAAGCGACGGCGGATTACGGTGGTGGAGCATGAAAAATGAGGCTGCCGGCGACGGAAGTAGATCGGAGAGAGTGGTGTTTACTTGTTCTGTTATTGGATTAAGTGATTTGCAACGAGCAATGTCATCGGAAAATCGGAAATTTGCTGTCAAATTGTGA